The following proteins come from a genomic window of Musa acuminata AAA Group cultivar baxijiao chromosome BXJ1-7, Cavendish_Baxijiao_AAA, whole genome shotgun sequence:
- the LOC103992874 gene encoding uncharacterized protein LOC103992874, whose translation MGNCQAAEAATLVIHHQDGRLEKAYHSLPATQVMAANPGHYVAVVITTPRPRSSDHRSSPTRYLKLLRPDDALLIGHVYRLVTFEEVLREFASKKQVRLSRLLVKRKEIRSRPRKGSGAEHYDNGGRVAEAENSPAAMSREETDQVEAQLDTELEEAVRGMMSTGARAAGARHRQWKPALHSIAEVATISSAAVQHERTE comes from the exons ATGGGGAACTGCCAGGCGGCGGAGGCAGCGACGTTGGTGATCCATCACCAGGACGGCAGGCTGGAGAAGGCCTACCACTCCCTCCCCGCCACCCAAGTCATGGCCGCCAACCCCGGCCACTACGTTGCTGTCGTCATCACCACCCCCCGTCCTCGCTCCTCCGACCACCGCAGCTCGCCGACGAGGTACCTTAAGCTGCTCCGGCCGGACGACGCCCTCCTCATCGGCCATGTCTACCGCCTCGTTACCTTCGAAG AGGTGTTGAGGGAGTTCGCATCAAAGAAACAAGTCAGGCTGAGCCGGCTGCTCGTCAAACGCAAGGAGATAAGATCCAGGCCCAGGAAAGGTAGCGGAGCCGAGCACTATGACAACGGTGGTCGTGTGGCGGAGGCAGAGAATTCACCGGCGGCGATG TCTCGGGAAGAGACTGACCAAGTGGAGGCGCAGCTGGACACGGAGTTGGAGGAAGCCGTACGTGGCATGATGAGCACCGGAGCGAGGGCTGCTGGTGCACGCCATAGGCAGTGGAAGCCAGCGCTGCATAGCATCGCCGAGGTCGCAACAATTTCAAGCGCTGCAGTGCAACATGAGAGAACAGAATAA